Part of the Quercus robur chromosome 5, dhQueRobu3.1, whole genome shotgun sequence genome, tccaagaaagaaggagtctgtggtctcggagctgtcacatggtcgtggtagtaagttttctacatgaggtagcaataagatgttagtggtctaagtcgctattgtaaaacttcgatatTTTCATAGTGTATTCTGTTTatcttaaggatagctagggtAAATCTttcctaggtttttaccggtgtggtttcctaggtcatcatatctttgtgttctttattttccgcactttacaatgatatgatatatttgtgttaacctagatctgataatttgactaagtaatcacttggttaaataactaggttaatctggttatgttttaaggggtctaaaaacgtacacaattttttaaaatgtcaaaTGCAATAATTTTCTTAGATACAATTAAACTTAAGAATGAAAATATGAGTAGTTTTGACTTGCTAGATtgtaaaaatcttttttttttaacctccaatactaaaaatcaattaaaaagatGAGAAATTTTCAAAGTGTCATTGACCTACCAACTTCTAAATCgacaatttaaaatataagcAATTTTGACTTGGTAGGTACTTTAATTATTTAAGTAAAATGACttttactaattgagttaacTAAAATCTATGGAATAATCCAAATTTaagatatataaaataatattattgtttttttttttttctctcttttggtCTACTAAAggcccttttatttatttatttattttttttttataattcaatagttgggggaAGGTGGATTTGAACCCTGAAAAACTTTGTTGGAAATATTAAGATGTGCCAATTAGTTATTAACTGATATACACATCAATAATTAATGGGTATAATCTTTAAAAACTTTCCATTATGACTagacaaattttttgttattttgattttttcaacAATTCATTTTCAGCCATTTTCTTGATGAATCACCCTTGATATCAGTTTTATGAAACACGCAAGCGGAtggattgaagaaaaaaaaaagtacaccattttttttatgtaataaagAATGAATCTTTAaatcatgatttttgtttttttttgtttttgataaggTGATTTTATGTTTAATGATTACTATTTATCATGCTTTGAAGGTGTTTTTAGGTAGGAATGGCCTAGGAATGAGGTTGAATTGGGTGTCCTTAGTCCTATTCAGTAACAAAAACCCGCACAGGTATAGAGTAGTGTGGGATGGAGTAAAATGAGTTGAAAGTATTTTATCATTCCTAATGAGATGATTTCAATATTGATGAGTtagagataacaaaaaaaatccttctcaaaaaaaaaaaaaaaagataacaaaaaaaaaatagaggagtgcctttagagggagagagagataacaaaatttttttttttaattttatataaaaataatttatacacacatacatattcGGGAAAGGTGAGCAATTAGTAATATCCATCCCGGTCCTATAAGGCTATATAACCTCTTCGAGGTGAGAAAAATTCATGCAGGGGGAATCTAACCATTGGCAGGAGATAATATGAGTCAactacacaaaacaaaaaaaatttccaactaTAGACCcagtttttttgtagtgactgaacaaaagaaagaaaatattcaaTAATATGCATGCTATAAACTCCAGAAGAGGATAGTGTTCCCTGAAAATTAATCCAAACTTCTTTAAAATTCAGAAGAAAAATCAAGAAGCAAttacaaatagaaaaaatatatatatatcagtagAACATCCAGTAGTCAAATACTTCGAGAAAAATAGCGAAGTCAACAAACAAACTTGAAAGTTTTTAGACTAGGGAGTGAGAAGTAAAACTGTAAAAGTAAAGCCATGTACATACTTCACTCGCTTCCACTTGAAAAAAGACAGCAACAAATCTGCATAGTATCACAAGGATATAATAATATCACTAATGATGAAATCTGAAAATTAgatttaaagaaagaaattgaaacttATCAAGTGTATTACAggttcctttaaaaaaaaatgtgcattaCATGTTGGTCTCAACGGCAATTCAATGAAGGTGGTGAATAGTGTCCGTTTGAATATAGTTTATTTTGctggaaattgaaaattgaaaacaataaaaaataataataataaagttactTTTCACACGCATTGCATTGTTCACAGGCCTAAATGCACTGTTTATGTCcggacatgaacagtgcaagaggcgctgaagaaagataaaaaaaaaaaaaaaagaagaagaaggcaaacGCAGGATGTGGGAAGTGTAAAACGCGCTTCCCAAACATTTGGTATGGATGAAATTTGTCAATTtgttttactattcagcttatttttgctactattcataggtcctactgcactttttggtactattcataggtctcactgtactattttaactaacttttacctttatctacagtactttcagcaaaaagttttcagtttcagcgaAATAAACGAATCCTAAACAGACCCTACATATACTGATTTACctgtttttgtaaaaatgtaGGCCCAAGGTTCAAACCATATCATGTCTAGGTTTAAGGCATGTTGGATGGAGGGAGGAAAAGGAGGGAGTGGAAGGAAGTAGAGTAAAGTTGGCtgaaaataaactatttttgggctaaatctactctactctactctatttCCCCTTCCTTTCCCTCAATCATGGCTGTCAAAATCCCGATCTGGATCCTACAATTTTACGATCTCACCTACCCAAAACGATTTGATCTTTTAAGGATCTTACCAATCGTTCAAGATTGTACGATTCTGACGATTCCAAACGATCCTAGTTTCTTGAaatcttctttaacttgacaGAATACTCAGTtaaacccaaatgaaaaataacattcCAATAGACCAAGTTTTGCTATTCTAATGTAGAGAGATAAAGTGTTAGTTgaatcaaatgaaaaataacatcccaATAGAGTATcacattttgagatttttgacCTCTTTAAATAATACTTACAAATGGATGTAATGATGTATAGTAATTACATCAAATGgatgcaatttttttgttttttatgaatgtataatttatgtgattatttaacatactaatttttttctcaaataatataGGATTTTACGATTCACGATTTGACCCTACGATCCACGACTCACCTATCTCCTACGATCTTACGTAAGATCCCGATTTTAACAACCTTGCCCTCAATCTAAACAAACCATTAGTATATCAGTATATTGTACTAGACTATACTACCATTGTACCATGTAATGTACTTATGTACCGTTAGAACTattctatatatctatataaacGACTCCTATTCctatttacattttatacaCACCTATTTGGAACCCTTCCTAACTACAATCATCTAaaagcattttctttatttatttttatgtgtctACTTTGTTCATCTTCACTAAATATTCACGTTTCAATTGATACCAGTGTATCGTTTCAAGATTActgttatttatatatttttatacataaatatatgtttatatttatttatgtaagtatgaatttatgaatttttttatgtttattaacataaaaatttaaaatctacatattttataagcctaCATATTAGCCTAATTACATTAACTAATATATTAgcttaaataacatgttttttaatgatttttttttaaaaaaattattaatatttttaaattttttattatactgGCTAAAATGCCAATACCGACTGAAACAACCAAAATATCCCTAATATAGACCAatacaacccttttttttttttttttggtggtacaTTTAGAAGGAGTACTGGTTGGCACAACTGATACTAGTATGGTATTTACTTTCCTAATCTTCACCCTCATAAGTGCACTAAGCTTTGCAATGCTTTTGGCTATGGTATTAAGCAAAAGGGTTACTGATGTTATGATGGTTTTACTAAAAAACATCTCCCATCCATCATGTACTCTTTTgggaacaaaaaataaaattgtacatCTTATCTAACTCGTCAAATATATCCTTGCTTTACTCTTGTTAATCCATTTATTGACCTGTTTCCTAAGTCCTTGCCCTTGATGAAGTTGGATAACTATACACAGTGTCTATTTGGAATAGCTTgtttagctgaaactgaaaactttttactgaaagtatagaaaaaaaaataaaaaataatctaaatagtacagtggaattcatgaatagtatcaaaaagtgcagtgagacctataaataatagcaaaaataagttgaaaattttaactCACCCCAAATGCACACAAAATGAGTGTGATCCAAATTGTACATAATTCTGTTTTCCATGAACATAATATTGCACGTTGAAATTGATTGTCATTTTGTCTATTTCCCTGTTCTACAAAATACCTTGGAGCGTTGCATTTCCTCCCATAATTAGTTGATTGATATTTTTACTCTTATCGACTGGAACACTTTCGTGATCCTGTATCCAAACTCAAGTTTGTTCTTATAACCCAACATGAGTTTGAGGAAGGTTACAAGGATAAAGGCCCAAGGGCCATAAATATCATCTCAAGGTTTAGCGTGTCAGTACACCATACTAGACCTTACTACCTTTGTATTGTGTGATGTACTTATGTACTATTAAACCTATTCTATATGTCTATGTAAAGGCCTCCTACCAATAATTTACACACACAATACGAACCAATTTTATTCCTCTCTGTTTTGAGGGTGAAATGGAATGAACTTCATAATTtatccttctttattttttaacaaaaaaaagagggtTAGCTAAGCTACGTCAATCCTCAAGCAGGGCGTTTAGGTTAAGACTCGAGGACTAACCCTTATGAATGTTTATGAAGGTTGACCCGCAAGCCAACCTTCATAATTTATCATTCCCTTTTTTATAGATGTTTATGCACCTATTCATGGAGATCCACAACTCTTAGAAGAGTTGTCTATTTCTCAAGACTTGCAATACATCACCAAATAAAACAACTGTATTTTGAAATAAACCATCTTTTCAAGGGGGCAAAAGATACATAAAAATGTACTATTTTATGGTGTTATCGTCCCATGCACTTACATTATGCTCCAAATATGCCGTTGCCTATTTGACAATGAAACGTAAAACAAATTATGTGAATCAATATTTGAGGCCGGTGAGTTTCtcctttctatttatttattttatttttgagaatctttAGGTGACTTTCTACCAAATCATCAACAAGGTCAAAGCTAAACTATAATCATGAAATATGTATTTATCACAAAACCTCACatgcacttatatatatatacctttgATCTGGGGGAAGATCGTTCATGTCTTTGAGCACTAGGATAATAGCTTGGTTGTGGAGACACATTTGGTAACTGCGAAGATGCAAtttgtttttcctcttttacttTGTTGAATATGGCAGTAAATCCTTCTCCTGATTGAGGGTCTAATTCATCCCAAGCTCCGAATTTGGGTACCGAGGCTGCTCTATGATGCTGTTTACCCCCATAAAATCCAGAAAATCAGTAGTTTCATGTAGCACTTAACAGAATGACTTTCCAAATTTTTGAGGAATGCATACATTGGTCGTTCTAGCATGTTACTTAGACCATCTACTATTGTCTTGCTAACATAAAAGACACATGTCAAACTTAATGCTAAAGGCATGATCTTAATCCAATTAAGTATCATGCAAGTCCTTTTTTTCTTGCCTTATTTCACAATAGGATTAGGATCTGTGAATTGCTATATATTGAGCTCTTTACTGGtcttagaattttaaaatagaagACTTACAGTTTCAACAGAGGGACGACTTCCACTTCTTTTTCTTGCATGTCCAGGTATTGACAGAGAGAAGGTATTACTTCCTTCTGCTAAACTCTTCTTCTTGTGATCAGACCCCACACGTCGGTGATTAGGCTGCATGATTGAATGTTCAGAGTTGCTTTTATCGCTGCCGGATTCTGATGTGATGCTCTTTTGGCTCTgaatttttggttgattaacTGTGTTCCTCCGGTGAGCACGATGCCTTGTATGTCCCTCAATGTGGTGTTTTCCTACAGATGAATTTGACTTATTGGAATTGACATGGAGAGGATCCTGAAATGCATGGTGATCAGCATTAATTTCTGAGCCCCCTGTCATGTACATGAAGGCCTCTGGATTCTCCTCTGGATCATTTGGGTTCATCTTTACACTGGATTTCTCTTTGCGCGCATTGTCAAAGTAAGCTGTGTAAGGAATATTATCGTTGTCCCAGCAACCAAATTTTGGGACATGGGAGTTTTTCTGCagccaaggcactgtatgaggATAGTTTTTAACAAGAACAGTTAATTGTTGTGCAAAAGTTCTTGAAAAGTCTGGATATGTTGTCAACTGTTCAACACATGTACTCAGGAGGTACACCCTCACCTTCTTAATGAACAATTGTAATGTATCTGTGGGACTATCTATGAGTTTTGGACTTCCAGCTATGTTACTTGTTTAAGATTTAGAGCTTAATAATTTGTCTCACCTGTAAAAGTGGGTGGCTGCAACAACTTTCATGACAACAATTAAAAAGAGCGTTAACTAAAAAGTAACCAATCCCTTTTAAGTCTATTTTCTAGTTGCATCTAGTGATCAAATTACAAAGCAAACCGTCACAATCAATCAAAATCCATAAAAAGAGTAGTGTCTTGGAAGAAACGATCGAAGCCATAAATCCAGAAAGAGCGCACCAAAAGCATGAAGAGATACACAATCAAGAACTAACAAAGGACCAAAAACCAGGCAAAAAACAAGTCAACGCTATCATCtgttaacaaaaagaaaactagCTACAGTTAAATCTTAAATACTAATCAAACCGCTAATGATAAGGACTTTGATAAGAACAAAATTGATATGTAGTACACTCACAGCCATTAATTAGATGCGTTATAATCTTTGTAGGTCTGAATTTTGGAACAAAATCCTTGATGAAGTTAAGATTATTTGTATTTGGACCAATATTAGAGCTTGCTTTGACCCAAGGAGCTGGCTTCTTGAGACGCTAAGTTGATTGCTTCGATGTTTCCAAAgccaattaaatataaaaaagctaaaaatcTATCTGAGTCTCAAACACGGCAATATAGGCTATATAGCATTTGTTGATTTGTTCAAAAAATTAGATGCTAAATTCTTCTTTGATTGGATGAGCTAGGCATTTTGTCACgttctctcttcttcttgtCAGTTTCCCTACTAGAAAATTGCTTTGAAGCAAGTCCTTTAGATGAACTTTATGTATATGTGACACGTATAGACTTTTTCACTAGCTAAAACAAAAGTTGTGCATGCCGAACCAATAACTGTTTAGACTTTTGGTTCAATGGAGTATGATCTTGAAACTTTTGGGGTCTGTTTGGTAAAGTTATTAAACAacttattttcagtttttaaacaataatacacatttttttacacattttttcacccacacatattttaaaaaactacaaataataTTACTCAAACTCGTTTACGGAATGGAACTTGATATTTTCGGTTCTCATTGTCAGTATTCAactactttaatttttttgggctgaaTAAAGATCatttattgcaaaaaagaaGGCAACAAGCCGATgacaaaagaaaaccaaaactgGGGCCTGGGCCCTTGCCCATCTCTTTCCAAGGCCTGAGAAACAATAGCTGGGGGATAGAAGATGGGAACAGGCTCAAATCGATTCCAAAAAATAGTGGACAACAGTTTATGTTCTAGACTTCTGGACTTCTTTTCTCTTAAATATACTACCATAGTTTTTAGGGGGAAAATTGTCTAGCATTTGGgtgtttaaaaacaaaactacttTAACGCactaaaaaatttacttttatctatttaAGCATAAATTTTGTGGTGCTAAATTGTAGTGGTGGGTGGATTTATCTGAGAGACGGTGAGAGCGAAGAAGAaggggagagggagagagatgaaatgaagagaaaaataataaaatattgaagaaattataaaaacacTTAAAGATGAAACTACAATAACCATATAAATATACAcgtttataaataatttatgtaaGTAGTTTTGgtcttaaatatataaatttgtcaaatttatatatttaagacCAAAAACTACTTACACCCACTGCGAGTGCTCTTAGGATTGTAAGGCCTTTACATACTTCTTTATATGAGAGATTGGACAATCGTTCCCATCAAACTTGTTCAATGATGGCATTGTGAACTTTGGGGGTAACTAGGTTGAAGTACTTGAGGTAAATAAGGACAACAATTGAGAgtatgaaatttcttttaaaaattcttCCCTCATTTGCATTTGGTCTTGGACCAAAGTAGTGACAAGGTCTTTTAGTTATTAGAATTGGTTTGGTTCATTGTGGAATTGGTCCTTTGAGAAGACAAGCTTGAGAATGTGGATAGTGTCAGGCTATCATTTGGGCTTGGTGAAGGATTTGGTGATACCTCAAGGAATGATGGGCTTTGTAGCAAGCTTCTTTCTGGGCTTGTAGGAGGATGTAGGAATAGCCTATGAGACAAGCTCGGTGGTGGACATGTAATTTTAATGTTATGGTAAATGGGTTTGTTGTGGTTCaaaggttgggttgggttacagtTGGACCCTTGGTATGATCTCAGACTACTTGGAGCTTCAAAATCTGTACTAACTTCTTCATCTTGTGGATCCCCACAAACTTGATGCCAGTGTAAAAACTGTCTTCAATTTCCCTCTTCATCTCTTGACCAAGTTCTACCCTACATTGAA contains:
- the LOC126726987 gene encoding RPM1-interacting protein 4-like: MAKNSHVPKFGCWDNDNIPYTAYFDNARKEKSSVKMNPNDPEENPEAFMYMTGGSEINADHHAFQDPLHVNSNKSNSSVGKHHIEGHTRHRAHRRNTVNQPKIQSQKSITSESGSDKSNSEHSIMQPNHRRVGSDHKKKSLAEGSNTFSLSIPGHARKRSGSRPSVETHHRAASVPKFGAWDELDPQSGEGFTAIFNKVKEEKQIASSQLPNVSPQPSYYPSAQRHERSSPRSKICCCLFSSGSE